The window cttgttatgttgtgaactagccgtagctcagtgttcatgttttgtcaagcatctcctgtagattattgccatgtgcttttttgctatgttggggtactgtagcattgttgcttgttgcattttaagtgctatcttgttGTTTATCgtagattagtgtcattcttgttttgcttgccatttgcaaaccgtgcatccgattccggtgatctttatatcgatttcgaccgaaatcatctcatcttttcagtggcatgcttggtttgccaagttactgccatgttcatcatttttccttccggagcacgtatatgcatcgcacatcatatcttgcatatcatacatgttttgcatcatgttgcttgtgcatttctcgttgttgattgtggttccgtttgtttttgttcttgtcttaggtagagccgggagacgagttcgtgaacgaggaacctgttgagtacgcttacgaggatcaagcgttcaacaactctgagaaccttgcaggcaagatgaccacccctcgaaatcacttctatctttgctatgctagttgttcgctctattgccatgctccgctacctatcacttgctatatcatgtctcccattttgccatgtcagcctctaaccatcctttcctagcaaaccgttgattggctaagttaccgcttttgctcagcctctcttatagcgttgctagttgcaggtgaagttgaagttggttccatgttggaacatggatatgttgggatatcacaatatctcttatttaattaatgcatctatatattttggtgaagggtggaaggctcggccttatgcctggtgttttgttccactcttgccgccctagttactgatataccagGATTATGTTCCTtaagtttgcgttccttacgcggtcgggtgatttatgggacccccttgacagttcgccttgaataaaactcctccagcaaggcccaactttggttttaccatttgccacctaagccttttcccccgggttttcgcgagcccgagggtcatctttattttaaacccccggaccagtgctccttcgagtgctggcccaaaccgagtgatgtccggcgccccctgggcaaccagggtctatgccaacccgacgtctggctcatccgttgtgccctgagaacgagatatgtgcagctcctatcgggatttgtcggcacattcgggggctttgctggtcttgttttaccattgtcgaaatgtcttgtaaaccgggattccgagactgatcgggtctttccgggagaaggtttatccttcgttgaccgtgagagcttatgatgggctaagttgggacacccctgcagggtaatatctttcgaaagccgtgcccgcggttatgaggcagatgggaatttgttaatgtccggttgtagataacttgtcacttgacccaattaaaatacatcaactgcgtgtgtagccgtgatggtctcttctcggcggagtccgggaagtgaacacggtctgagttatgcatgacgtaagtaggtgttcaggatcacttcttggtcattactaaatgacgtccgttccgttgcttctcttctcgctctcatttgcgcaagttagccaccatatatgcttttgctgctgcagctccaccttattacacctccctttcctataagcttaaatagtcttgatctcgcgggtgtgagattgctgagtccccgtgactcacagattctttcaaaacagttgcaggtgccgacgatgccagtgcagatgatggcgtcgatctcaagtgggagttcgacgaggaacgtggtcgttactatgtgtcttttcctgatgatcagtagtggagcccagttgggacgatcggggatctagcatttggggttatcttattttcatctggattttgaccgtagacggtctatatgattgtattttggatgatgtatgaattatatttatgtattgtgtgaagtggcgattgtaagctaactctttatcccattcttgttcattacatgggattgtgtgaagatgacccttcttgcgacaaaatcactatgcggttatgcctctaagtcgtgcctcgacacgtgggagatatagtcgcatcgtgggcgttacaataaTACCCTACGTTCTGCTTGTATATATTGTGTTGGAGTGTGTACAACGTATAGGTAACGTATCAAGGGATTGTAATGTGTTCTATGACAAGCCCTGCCCCCAGCTTATATAGCGTACCGGGGATCCTAGGGTTACAGAACTAAGTCTGTTACGTAAGTGGAGGCAGAGTCCTCCACGGCTCTGGTATCTTCGGATTATACTTCAAGTCTTTTGGAATCTTCATGTACTTCATCATGGACCGCCCCAAAGTGGCATAAGACAGAACTTGCCTAGGGGTCCGCGGCTCGgccaatgatacgtctccaatgtatctataattttttattgttccatgctgtcatattatcattcttggatgttttacaatcattttatagcaactttatatcttttttggaactaacctattgacatagtgcccagtgccagttgctgttctttgcttattttttacttcacagaaaatcaataccaaacggagtccaaacgtagcgaaactttttggagattttttctgaaCCAGaggacacctgttgggccaaagaagtaccagagggggctccgaggggagcacaacccaccagggcgcgcctgggggcccaggcatgcccaggtgggttgtgcccacctcggtggcctcgcgcaccgcctctttgctctataaataccccaatattccagaaaccctaggggagtggACGAAAAttaattccagccgccgcaagttccacaaccaccagatccaatctagacaccatcacggaggggttcatcatcctcattggtgcttcttcgatgatgcgtgagtagttcattgtagacctacgggtagctagatgacttcctctctctctctctttctctctctctctctctctctctctctctctctctctcgattCTCAATctatggtctcttggagatctattcgatgtaactctttttgcggtgtgtttgttgggatccgatgaactttgagtttatgatcagatctatatttttatccatgaaagttatttgagtttctttgatctcttatatgcatgattacttatagcctcgtatttcttcttcgaatctttggtttagttaggccgactagatcgatttttcttgccatgggaagatgtgctttgtaatgggttcgatcttacggtgcttgatcccagtgacagaaggggaaacgacacgtatgtatcgttgctattaaggataacaagatggggtatatttctacataaatagatcttgtctacatcatgtcatcgttcttattgcattactccgtttctccatgaacttaatacactagattcatgctggatagcggtcgatgtgtggagtaatagtagtagatgcaggcaggagtcggtctactaattttggacgtgatgcctatataatgatcattgcctggatattgtcatgattatttgaagttctatcaattgcccaacaataatttgtttacccaccgtatgctatttttctcgagaaaagccactagtgaaatctacgacccccgggtctcttctttatcatatttgccttcgagatttatttttattcgcttttatcttcagatctatatttccaaaaatccaaaaataccttgctgcactttattttattttacatttattcgagatctatttatccaatttATCATATTTTTATCCATCAACTCGACAATTCCTGGCACGGTTACCCGAAAGGTattggcaacccctttaacacgtcgggttgcaagtatttgttctttgtgtgcaggtaccatttatgttgtgttgcgtgattctcctactggttcgataaccttggtctcatcactgagggaaatacctactgtcattgtgttgcatcatcccttcctctttggggaaataccgacgtagttcaagccgcaatCAGCAAATCAGGCGGGAACCGACACGGTGGAGATCCCTTAGCCGAGACACTCTCAATAGCACATGAACCGGCCTTCAAGATTGGATGCACCTCTGTCACTCTGAGTTGCACGTCGTCTTCGTTGACCATGCTTGAAACAGGTTCAACGAAGCGTCCCCCGAACAGTGTCTTCATGCAGCTGGCCTCCAAATGTCCAGTTGCCCCCGAGGTGACGTGAACCACCTCGATCCTAGAAATGTTGATGGAGATGGCTGACCTGCGCGCAGGAAGGATTTCCCGCGCATCCAACCACTTGGCGGGATAAGTTCCCGCATTGTGCAATCAAAAGTCATTGTGCCTAGTGCTAACGAGCCAGACCAGTGTTATCCATGGGCCCACTTGGCCACATGTTTGCTTTGACCTGACGGTCAACATGACGTGCGGGAGTGGGCTAGGGGGCCAACCAGGCCACCTCCCATCAGTAACTGACGTGCGCCTTGATACCCGATGGGATTAACAGCAGTGCCCTTGGTTCCCACACGTGATTAACACAATTATGGGGAAGTGGGAGGGGATTTAATGCCACATGACGAGATTAACCTGCCGCCAATTCATTTTCCCTACTCCCCGTATAAGGGATGAGGCGATACGCTCTCATTCCTCTCgccttcgtcttcttcctcgcactCAAGCTCTCCGCAATAAGCATTGTGCTGCAATGCTTTCGCGACAAGGGTGATGTTGCAATGCTTACGCAGCAAAGATGGTGTTGCAATCCTTTTGCAACAAGGGGGTTGTTGCAAACAAGGACGCGCTTCAAATGGTTGATCTAACAGTTCGAGATCGCGTGATTCGATGGTCGGGAACCAGGCCGATTAGGTTTCCTCTCAAAACACGATCTAGTAAGGTCTGTTGGGTCGAACTCTCCTCCATCGATACAGAAAAAAGAAATAACTCTCCTCCATGGCCAGCCACCGCCATCGATCTGAGACTAGCCGCTTCCGTCCGCTCCCCGCTGCATATTCTTCATTGTTTTCACCCTCCAGACACACCCCGTCTTACTATAATCGGCGAAAGAGGATGGTATTCTGAAAAGAAAAGAGGAAAACCTAGCAATATCTAGTCTCTGAATCTCTGATCGATGGCGGCGGCTGGCCATGGACAGACGGCGGCGGCAGTCCCCTATTGCTACCTATTCCGATGCTTCTGTCGCTGGCGCCTAAACTGCTCGGACAGCATCCAGCGCTACGCCCCCGGCATGGACTATCGGCACACCCCGGACGGCGCCGATGACCGCCCACGGTGGTCGGTCCTCGTCGGCTGCACGTGCGCCGACCAGCACCTCCACAACCTCCGCCTGCACCGCTTCCGCGTGACCTCGTGGGGCCGGGTCATCGGCCACAGCAACGACCTGCTCGAGCCCTTCTTCACCGTGCACCCGGAAGACAAGGAAAACACGGTCTACGCCGAAGCCACGGCCGCGCTAGCTCCCGGAGGCCGCCGACTGGACGTCATCTGCACGCACTATCCTCCGCCCCACCTGATGCGTCCCGACGAGCTGAACATGCCGCCGAAGGCGGTAGCCATCGATCTCGTCAACAAGTCAACGTCCCAACTGGAACCCCTCCCGTTCCTGAAAGGGTCATACCACGCCGTCTCGGCCCATGGCGAGCTCTGGGCACCAGCCGTATTGACAGAGAGAAGCGAGGACAGTCCGGGCATGTTCAGCTGGCGCCTCCTTGTTGCCTCCTTGTGCATAGGCTTGACAGAGGAGGCGACGGATGGGACGTGGTTGCCAGCCACCACTCCCTGGAACGGCTGGAGCGTACATACCAATCCCTATTCGCTGGCCCTCGGCTCCGGGGCTACGCTGTCATCGACGACAAGTTCATCCTGCTGTCACTCGTCGACGGCACCTTCTTCTGCTTCAACTGCGCCACCGGCTCCTTGACCCGCGTCCGTACCACCGACAAGGCCTCCGAATACGAATGCATCTCCGGCAGGGCAGTGCACGTCCAGGAGGAAGGTGCGATCTACTTCATCAATGGCACCACGCTGTTCGCCTACAAgtactcgccggaggaggaggaggacgcgccGCTCGAGCCGCCGGCGATGGTCGACATGCTGTGGCCGTACTACGACGAAGGGCGTGGCTTTGTCGTCCAGCTCGCCGGCCAAATGCTGTGCGCGGTGTGGATCAACATGTACGAGGCGTGCAGCTGCGGCGCGCGGCATGCGATGATCACCACGTTCCGCGTCGGGAGCGCAGCCGGATCAGACGGTGAAGGCAGCCGGCCTGTCCGCAGCATCGAGGTCTTGCACTCCACATGCCGCAGGGTGGACATGCTCAGAGAAAAATCATATCAGTACAATCACTATGACACTTTTGCCACTTTGCAGTAAGTGTGCCTGCATTTTAAGTTCTAATAATAAGTTGGTTTCCGCTTGAACAAAAGTTGGAAGTGGGGTTTCTACTTGCTCTTGATTGCATTAGTACTTTATAAGTGGACATCATTTGATGAAAACTATCAAGAAGTTGCTGTGCTGTCATTTACGTATTTGACttaatttgtatatttttattgGTGAACCAGGGCATATGCTGACGATGCATACAAGGTGGATGATACCTCACTGCCTGCAATGTTCGGAGGGTTCAGCCACCCTGTTGAAGATTCCCAAGAACTTCTTAAATGCTGCAGGTTCGATTTTCTCGTCTTCAGTTAGTTCAAGTACAACTTTCTGATCATGTCTTGGGTGATGCTGTAACAATTAGTTACTGGAAACAGCTTCTCTTAAATTAGTTACTGGGCTTCTGCTACTCGATCTGGGAGCATTCACCTCACTTGTGTGCTTTAACGATTGCAATTTCCGCCTGCAGGAATTATTTGAAACGAAAAGGCGAACTGGTTTGGACTGCAGACAGTCTGGTGGACTGCAAAGTGGTGACCAAATGTGATGTGTCTTTCATATGCCAGGTTGATCAGCAATCTGTTTTATACCGGATCTCTACTACTGGAGGAAAGTTGAGATGTGATGCAAGTGTGCTAGAACCACAGTTGTGCCTAGACAAAATTAGAGATGGAGGTGCCAGTGTAGATTTCCCTGCAACCTGGCATTTTGTACATGACGGATCCCAGTTGTTTGTCATCCCTTCTTTTCCAGACCATAGCCAGTACAAGATTGATCTGAGCAGCATGTCCTGCTCCCTCGTCGAGAGCAGACGGCGTGATATCTATTTTTCGGCCGTCTTCCGAGCCGGTGGAGACATTGTGGCCATAGGTGAGAAGTTGATGGCTGTGTACACTCTCGATAGGCAGAGTTTACAGTGGGTCCATCGCCGAACATCGGGGGATTTGGATTTGGAGCAAGAGATTAAGGTTTCTGGATTCGCAGACGTAGGCGACGGCGCATTTCTGATCTCAGATTTTGACACGGAGAGGTGCTTCCTGTGTGACTTGAGGCATGGTGGCAAGTGGTTTGTTGTGGAACCACCAAGTATGAGCAGGTGGCTCGGCGAAATCGGTTTGCTGAACGGGCGATGCATATTTGCGGAGGGTTTCGTATATGCCTGCTGGGACGAAGGCCTCGAGGCTTATGAGTTGGCTCAAGATGATGGAGAGTTTATCCTTGGTGCTCCCATCGTGCTGGAATTTCCCTGGCAGAAGTTCTCCGACAGAAGGTTTATGAGCTTTGAGTGTATTGGTAAGGAGGAGGACAGCATCTCTGCTGGTTGCATTGTCTTCTGCGTGATCCAAGGGTATTTTACCGCGGATCCTTTTACTGATAGCCATTCCCTGACTGCCACCACCGTGATCGTGGAGCGTGAAGATGCACCCAAAGGGAAAAAACGGCCTGTCAGAGTCAAGCATGTTGATGTTGCTGTTTCATCTGTCCGTCATGAAGAGCCCATCTTGACAAACTACGCTTTTGCTTTATAAGCATTTTGATCCAACTCCATCTACTACTGTGCTTTGTCTTTCTCCTGAATAATGAATAGTAATAAATATGCATGTGTACTACTATCACATTATTTGTATTGTTTTATCTTTGTACTCTGGTGACAAGTTGTTCTTTGATCCATAGGAAAAGTGGAGGAGAAGCATAGGAATATGAATTTTCCTTTCCTTGCACGTACAATCCCCTCTCgattaatatggatcggagggagtagttaaTTTTACAATCCCCTCGTGACTAGAATTGTGGCTTTCTTTGCGACTGCCCAGATATCAACTCTGGTAGTCTAATTAAGGGATAACGTTTGAGGACTGCCCAGATAACACATAAAGAAATTTAAAGCTGACAGAAAAACACCAGTATGGATGGTTTCTCCCCCTCATAAAACTAATTGCTTATGTTACTTACAGATAACAAAACTAGAGTAGCGTGGGGGTGTTGAAGCTGCTGGTGGTTCCAGTCATTTCATAGCATCTGTTTCGAATGATATGCTACATCACTCAAATATTCTGACTTGAATTTGCATCCGAggtgttggttctgttttcatGCTTCGGCGATGTCCCTCGTAGTTATAGTCTCGTGTTCAGGAAAGTAATTCGTTTTATAAATTCCTCGTCGCAACAATGCCGGTGAAAATCATCACACATCCTGTTATGCGACTCAACTGAATCAGAAGATGCACAGAGAACGAACACAGGCCATTCACAGATCTTGGAAAAGCCAGATTCATCTTGCCGACAGGTTACTTGGCAGCAGATCCGGTAAAACCGCGGCATTGGAATCACAGGACTGAATAATATTCAGACCTGGTGTTTCCCAACTAGATTGTGAACATTTTAAACAAAGTGGTTTGCAAGAATTACAGTGTTACACAAGTAAAGCAGAATCGAATCCCTACTAATCAAACACCCTCAGAACAACTTAATGCAATCTGAATGCACAAATGTCAGATCTAAAAGAATTATCAGTAATCAGGTCACATGCTTTGCAAAACTTTAGGCCATAAATAGATTGGTCAGCTGCATCCTTGGAGAGCCTGGCTGCTGTAGCTTACAAGCTTGCTCTGGCAAAACTCGTCGGCGCTGCTGTTGCTATAGCTCAAATCTTTAGATCCATTGACACGATGAACCTGAACCGGCAGTCTCTCTGGTGACACCGGTGCATGTTTCTCCAGTTGCAAGCAGTAGCTCCCAAACGTCTCTAGGTTCACTTTCAGCCTGAAGTCCAGATTAAATAACAAATCCAGTTCAAGCCGATTCATCTCGATTGTGCGGATTCCTCCCACTCTAGCGTAGAATGCATTGTTGAAAAACCTGCACGACATGCATTGAGAAAGTTACTGGGAAACCTGTACATGTTTGCGATATACACAAAATACAGCTGAATTCCACGTGCAGTGGGTACTTACGCGTCATCTGTGAATTTGGCAGCAACCACCACACTTGTAATCAGCAAGCGATGAACGCTGAAGGGCGTCATGTACACATTTGGCTGCTGTAGATATCTCTCCATGTAGACAAGTGCCAACACAAAGCAGGATGGACTGCACTCAGCATACTTGAAGATGCGTTCTGCATAGAGCTGTATACTGAGATCTGGCACCTTCTGGCCATGAAAGATGGTGGCTGCCTCCTTTATTCCATTTGAACCTAGTAATTCTTCATTCTTCTGAACTGATCTGCCCAGATATGTGGCAAGAAGCGACAGGACCTTTGGAAACTTGGTATTCCCTTTCTTTGACTGCGATACTGTCAAACCCAATGTCAGGTAGCTCTCCAAATGCTTATCACCGGCATCAGTTGTAGATGACTCCATAGGCAGACATAAGTGCTGTAAAAGGTGAAGCAAGTTATTAATCAACAAGATTTTCTGTAGAGAAAACAGTAGACAAGCTGAAGGTGTGGAAAAAAGTTGATGACAGTTTATGTACAACCAGTCAACCACGCAGAAATTTAAAGATGGACATCAGACGATGAAGAGGAAGGCTGAAGCTAATTTCCCCAGGATTATAGCATTGCACCAAAACCCATAGCTGCGTCTATTCTCGTAAGGTGCGGAGCCAAACCAAGAATATACTAAATTTAGAAGCTACCTCCACACGTTGCTCTGAATTGACCCCTCTCATTGCACAACATAGCAATCGAAAATACAGTTTCCAAGTCTTGGCATTCTCTAAGGAGTGTGTCAAATACACGCAAGAATATACTCCTTCCGCTCCATATTACTcgtcgctgatttagtacaaagttgtagaGTACTACCCACAGACATCAACATGGATCTGCTtatttccttttccttttctgcgaCCATCAAGCTGCTTCAGAAGATAAGCAGTAGTACAAAGTAGGGAGCTGGGTGTTGCTCCCTTTTGGGCCACCCACAGGGTTATTCCTCTTCTATTTTTGGTAAGGTAATATTTCGCCTCATTTGTAAAGGGAAATCCTAAACCCTCAACCAAAAGGAGGGGTAAACAACCATGAAGAGGTGGCAAGAAACACTCCTTCCTGATGCAGCTGCCCCCAAATCCATTCCGAAGTACCCGGCACACGACCCCATCAGACCACGCGGGCAAGCAGATTTCTGCTTCCCCGACCCTCCTGCGCTCCTTCGGGATCACAACCCTAGCTCGCTCGAAAGAGATGAGAGATCAGAGCAAGAAGAGCGCGGCAGATTGGGCCGGAATCCCATCTCTAGACCCAAATGCCGCACCTAGCTACTTACAAAGGTAGGTAGGATAGCATTATATGTTGTGCAACTTGAGATCTACCAGCTAACAACCCGCACGGGAGGGAGAGGCTTGGTAGATAGAGATCCTTACAGCTTTGCTCTGGGCTTGAGCTCGGGGGAAGGGGAGAGGCCTTCTTCTTCAGGGTTGAGCTGGAGCTGGAGCTCGCGGCCTCACGCTCCTCCCCACGGCCGCCCCTCCTCCGTCTCCCCTCGCCTTTTCGgttggagcagcagcagcaaagcTAGCCGCTTCTTTGGATGCTGCCTGGGAGGGAGAGCGAGAGAGGAGATGTGTCATGTGTGTTTATTATTGTAATCACGAAGGGGATGTGAGACATGTCATTATCTGCTGACAGGTGTGGCTCTTGTTTGTCTTCAAAGGCCAACTTACCATCCATGCTGTTTGGTTCATTAAAGTAATTAAATGCCAAACTAACCGTATGCTTTCGAGAACAATATGCAACGGTCAGTGTTCCTTACCTTTTGGTTCTTTGGTTTTTCCTAGCCTTTTTTCCCCTAGCTTTTTTTGGGTGTTTTTCCCCCTAGCTAGTACTAtatggatctgtctctctctctaAAGAAATACGGTACTGTATGTTGATCCGTCGGTGCGAAGAGGAAAAGGCCAAGAGAGGAAGAAGGCTATTTGTCGTCGTCTCATCGGCGTGATTTATCGAGTATTTTAGCGGGGGTGGAGATAGAGAAGATGGGCCCAACGGCCAAGACTAGTAGCAGCAGGAATAGGAGGAGACCGATGCGTCCTCCACTTCATTCACGTTATCCCAGCTTGGCGCCTAGCCCGAAACATTATCCTAAGCTGAGCCGTGCTGGAGGCTCACAACGCAATGCACGGGTTTATCGCTAGTTCGTTTCGGTTGGTGAACTAAGAACAACTTTTAAAGTGTGCTTTATTACTTTCTCTGCCCCAAAATAAGTGTCTAAATGTTTGCACAAGTACAAAGTTGAATACAAAGTtagacacttattttgagacggatTGGGTATTATTTTATTTGAAGGTTGTAGAGGCAACTTAGGTTGTTAATCCGGAAAAAAAAAACTTAGGTTGTTAAAAAAATTTAGAGCGGAGGGATCTGTCTGGCCTTAAACATGAAGCCCTTATAAGTTTAAAATAAAAGGTTGCGGTGACGCTTACATACAAAACATGACGTAAATGGATGCATGCTCAGCATGATTAAATAACGTGACACGGAATGGAAAAGAACTCCCAGTGAATGAGGCTCCGGCCCCAAAACTCATGGTGAGACAAGGGTGGCTCCCTAGCCGGTGGTGTCCCTTCGTCTTGAACGTTGAACAGCCACACCGGCCATTACTGTCACCGAACAACCAAAAAAGTGCCACTCTACCATCATTCACTTCAAATTTCATGCCCAATCCAAGTAGTGATCGAACCTTTCTCACTCCCCTCGCAAATTGGGATAGCTTAGTATTTGGCCGCAAATCTGTTCCTCCCTCAACTAGGTATTTAGTTTATCTAGCCATAGACCCCCTTGTCCAATTATGATTTTCCACACCATTTCGCGATCACGCACCAATTCATGACTTTGAAATTTATAACTCCAAGCATGCCTGTTTCTTTTGGTGAGCAAATGACGTCCCACTTAACCATATGGTATTTGTGTTTGCCTAAGTCTTTAGGCCAAAAGAATCTAGATCGCATCCTATCCAGTTTTTCATGAATTCCGTCTTGTAAAAGATAGAACCCCATGATAAACATGGGATGTTAGTGAGGCTGTCGTTTATGAGCACTAGCCTACTGCCCGAGGCTAAAAGATTTCCCTGTCACGGTTCAACCCTCCCTGACACCTTGTCGACTACCAGCTCAAGGTCCATGATCGTCAAGGATCCATTCGAGATGGGCATCCCAAGATACTTCACTGGTATGGACCCCAACTCACAATTCATCATATGGACCGCCCTTAATTGCGACTACAAGTCCCCTCCGATTGCAATCAACTCACTTTTCTCAAAATTAATCTCGAGGCCTGACATAGCCTCGAAATACATCAGAAGAAACTTAAGGTTGATGATTTCCTCCTCCAATTCCTGATGAAGGTTAGGGAGTCACTGGCATGCTGGAGGTGGGTTAGTCCACCAGGCACCACCCTCCCGCCACCCCAGAAATATGTGTGGCACTCCTGGCCCACTCTAAAGTTGCAGCACTCATAGTGTACTCTCTCATATATTTGTGCATATACACTCTATTGATCCCGTTTTCGCATAGATATAGGTTAGAACATTTCACCACCACACACGTCAACAATATACAAATCAAACCATATTTTCATGTATTAAATTCAAATTTAAGTAGGACATAGACTTTAAATGCATGAACAAAAGACTAAGCATCATACAAGACCAAAGTTCGACCAAAAGCATTCACCATGCACACACTCAACCACATGAAAAATCACTTGTTGCCCGCACCACTGTCTCCTCCCAAATTCGCACCACTCCCTCATCCCGTGTGTTAGCCATTCATAGGTTCCCCCAACCTTTTCCATTGAATTTTCCAGATGAAGGGGGCAGGGGGAGCCATGTAGGACGCGGCGAAGCCCAGCGCATTCTTGCGCTTCGGATTTTAACTTTTCGTTGCCACGCACTTCAACAACATTGCAAATCAACACCATATTTTTCATTTTAAAATTCAAGTTTATATATGACACAAACTTCAAATGCATGAACAAAGGATGAAGCATCATACAAGAATAAAGTCCAACCAAAAGCAATAACCATGCACAAATTTAGCTACACGAAAAAGTATGTGTCAGTTAGCACTACCACTACCGCCTTCTTCCAAGATTGCACCGCTCCCTCCACATGTGTGTTGGCCGCTTCATGGCATCCTAGAAGCCATGATCGACGGCCACCTAATCTCCGAAAATGTTATTCTCGTTTCATTGATGGCATTTGGATCCAACATCATGAATCGATTCTCCTTGCGCACCTTTTCATGCATCAATCAATTCTTCTCAAGTTGAAGCCTATGTGTCTCCATCTCTTCCTTGCACTTTTTTATTTTCGTGAATCTATTCCCACCGCTCCAACTTCTCTTGTTACCTCCTCTCAGCCAAGTCCATCTTCCTTTGCATCACTTGATCCGCCAACTCATTCGCATTGATCAACTGACCGATCTTGACA is drawn from Aegilops tauschii subsp. strangulata cultivar AL8/78 chromosome 1, Aet v6.0, whole genome shotgun sequence and contains these coding sequences:
- the LOC109778329 gene encoding LOW QUALITY PROTEIN: cyclin-P3-1 (The sequence of the model RefSeq protein was modified relative to this genomic sequence to represent the inferred CDS: inserted 2 bases in 1 codon; deleted 2 bases in 1 codon) — encoded protein: MTHLLSRSPSQAASKEAASFAAAAPTEKARGDGGGGRGEEREAASSSSSSTLKKKASXPFPRAQAQSKAHLCLPMESSTTDAGDKHLESYLTLGLTVSQSKKGNTKFPKVLSLLATYLGRSVQKNEELLGSNGIKEAATIFHGQKVPDLSIQLYAERIFKYAECSPSCFVLALVYMERYLQQPNVYMTPFSVHRLLITSVVVAAKFTDDAFFNNAFYARVGGIRTIEMNRLELDLLFNLDFRLKVNLETFGSYCLQLEKHAPVSPERLPVQVHRVNGSKDLSYSNSSADEFCQSKLVSYSSQALQGCS